In Kangiella profundi, one DNA window encodes the following:
- a CDS encoding GDYXXLXY domain-containing protein, giving the protein MKLKIILLIALFAIQLAIPGYMIFEQNQILTEGTAYKFKTRPIDPYDPFRGRYVTLAFEANQEVIPVVDGADIESEQWVYALLGVDEEGYAVLRGLTDTKPDSGQDYLYLETYYRSYDGGYHVKLPFNRYYASEKSAPKIESAVWRRQRDEVENVYAVIRVLNGKGSIEELMVNDMPIHEYIAHTSE; this is encoded by the coding sequence ATGAAGCTAAAAATAATTCTATTAATTGCACTGTTTGCCATCCAGCTTGCAATTCCAGGCTATATGATTTTTGAGCAAAATCAGATTCTGACAGAAGGCACAGCGTATAAGTTTAAGACTCGTCCGATAGACCCCTATGATCCATTTCGTGGCCGATATGTGACCCTGGCCTTTGAAGCCAATCAGGAAGTCATTCCAGTTGTTGATGGCGCTGATATTGAAAGTGAACAATGGGTATATGCGCTGCTGGGTGTTGATGAAGAGGGCTATGCAGTGCTTAGAGGACTTACCGATACAAAGCCTGATTCAGGACAGGATTACCTTTATCTGGAAACTTATTACCGTAGTTACGATGGTGGATATCACGTGAAATTACCTTTCAATCGCTATTACGCGTCAGAGAAAAGTGCCCCTAAAATTGAATCTGCAGTCTGGCGACGTCAAAGAGATGAAGTTGAAAATGTCTATGCTGTCATCAGAGTGTTAAATGGAAAGGGCTCAATTGAAGAGCTAATGGTTAATGATATGCCCATACATGAGTATATTGCTCATACCAGCGAATAA
- a CDS encoding ribonucleotide-diphosphate reductase subunit beta has product MFNWDEYEKEDKAEAPKKAQPAPAPVVEEKQEQPAPQVAAEPKATQEEYVEPEALDNVAKAQAALDELDVAPGLEELEMGAARIEVDDKKMINCRADLNQLVPFKYDWAWQKYLDGCANHWMPQEINMTKDVATWKDPNGLTEDERKIVMRSLGYFSTADSLVANNLVLAIYRLITNPECRQYILRQAFEEAIHTHAYQYCVESLGMDEAEVFNMYREVPSIAKKAAWSIKHTQGISNPTFKTGTPESDQELLRNLIGFYCVTEGIFFYCGFTQILSMGRRNKMTGVAEQFQYILRDESMHLNFGVDVINQIKLENPHLWTEEFKQEVIQMILEGTQLEIEYARDTMPRGVLGMNAGMMEEYLQFICNRRLAQLGLPAQFKNVSNPFPWMSEIMDLKKEKNFFETRVIEYQTGGALSWD; this is encoded by the coding sequence ATGTTCAACTGGGATGAGTACGAAAAAGAGGACAAGGCCGAAGCGCCGAAAAAAGCACAACCTGCTCCTGCTCCAGTAGTCGAAGAGAAGCAAGAGCAACCAGCGCCACAAGTTGCCGCTGAGCCAAAAGCGACACAAGAAGAATATGTAGAACCAGAAGCACTGGACAATGTTGCCAAAGCACAGGCTGCTCTGGATGAACTTGATGTTGCTCCTGGTCTGGAAGAATTAGAAATGGGCGCGGCCCGTATTGAAGTTGATGACAAGAAAATGATCAACTGCCGTGCTGACTTGAATCAGCTTGTGCCATTCAAGTATGACTGGGCATGGCAAAAATATCTTGATGGCTGTGCCAACCACTGGATGCCACAAGAAATTAACATGACTAAAGACGTTGCGACCTGGAAAGACCCTAATGGTTTAACCGAAGACGAGCGTAAAATCGTGATGCGTTCTTTGGGTTATTTCTCAACCGCAGATTCGTTGGTTGCGAACAACCTAGTACTTGCGATTTATCGCTTAATCACTAATCCAGAATGTCGTCAGTACATTTTGCGTCAGGCGTTTGAAGAAGCGATTCATACTCACGCTTACCAATACTGTGTTGAGTCATTGGGCATGGATGAAGCTGAAGTCTTCAACATGTACCGCGAAGTACCGAGCATCGCTAAAAAAGCGGCATGGAGTATCAAGCATACGCAAGGTATCTCTAATCCTACTTTCAAAACAGGTACTCCAGAGTCGGATCAGGAGTTGCTGCGCAACCTGATTGGCTTTTACTGTGTTACCGAAGGTATCTTCTTCTACTGTGGCTTTACTCAGATTCTATCTATGGGTCGCCGTAACAAGATGACCGGTGTTGCTGAGCAGTTCCAGTACATCTTGCGTGACGAGTCCATGCACCTTAACTTCGGTGTTGACGTTATCAACCAGATCAAACTGGAAAACCCACACTTGTGGACTGAAGAGTTCAAGCAAGAAGTAATTCAAATGATTCTTGAAGGTACTCAGCTTGAAATCGAATACGCACGCGACACTATGCCTCGTGGCGTGTTGGGCATGAACGCTGGCATGATGGAAGAGTACTTACAGTTCATCTGTAACCGCCGTCTTGCACAGCTAGGCCTACCAGCTCAGTTCAAAAACGTATCGAACCCATTCCCATGGATGAGTGAGATCATGGATTTGAAGAAAGAGAAAAACTTCTTCGAAACCCGCGTGATTGAATACCAAACTGGTGGTGCCCTATCTTGGGATTAA
- a CDS encoding DUF2157 domain-containing protein: MEPKQLTKKQKHWLQYESDEWVEQGVINSQQQSQILGRYSTSYVESFYSSWSSLLLISLGAILIGGGIVLLIAHNWESFGKGTRTVLSILPLLLAQALTWYSVRYKPQLTGLREASGILLFFAVAASIALISQTYHIYGDLERFLVTWLLLGIPTLYLVESAGVLMLVCALILWLCGLEREPYWLYYLTLVPYLYSLYKRQRLVLFHWALWFIVIGTTISIIYSVAWNSPLDDWMIYITLALCGFYYSLGKWLFGFKEHGFWANPLCSAGVLGILFISLLLTWEDFYFISLLLTWEDFYRYSRLDTEANWGFNDYLILSVFAISIVSIVSFLIHKFKSLQIHQWLLIGSVLLAGLGMAGFQLGLSELVYIVLVNVYVLVASVVLMSQGIRQHRLMLLNGGLLWFSFLVLFRFFDSDIPFVLKGVVFIFIGSAFIGVNIWYNKKLKQQAEQQEGQA; the protein is encoded by the coding sequence ATGGAACCAAAGCAACTAACAAAAAAGCAAAAGCACTGGCTTCAATATGAGTCAGATGAGTGGGTAGAGCAGGGGGTTATAAATTCACAGCAGCAATCTCAAATCCTTGGCCGCTATTCAACCAGTTATGTTGAAAGTTTTTACTCCAGCTGGAGCAGTTTGTTGCTTATTTCTCTGGGAGCAATCTTAATTGGCGGCGGCATAGTTTTATTAATTGCCCATAACTGGGAAAGCTTTGGCAAGGGAACTCGAACCGTTTTATCTATTCTTCCTTTGCTATTGGCTCAGGCACTGACCTGGTATTCGGTCCGATATAAACCCCAGCTCACAGGTTTACGGGAAGCCTCCGGCATATTGTTATTTTTTGCCGTGGCAGCCAGTATTGCACTGATTAGTCAGACTTATCACATATATGGCGACCTGGAGCGCTTCCTGGTCACCTGGCTTCTGCTCGGCATTCCAACACTTTATCTGGTGGAATCTGCTGGTGTTCTGATGTTGGTGTGTGCCTTGATATTATGGCTTTGTGGCCTCGAGCGCGAACCCTACTGGCTCTATTATTTAACCCTGGTTCCTTATCTTTATAGTCTCTATAAACGACAGCGACTGGTGTTATTCCATTGGGCGCTCTGGTTTATTGTAATCGGAACCACTATCTCAATCATTTACAGTGTCGCCTGGAACTCGCCACTAGATGACTGGATGATTTACATAACACTGGCACTTTGCGGCTTTTATTATTCATTGGGCAAGTGGTTGTTTGGATTCAAGGAGCATGGATTCTGGGCAAACCCTCTTTGTTCAGCTGGTGTTCTCGGCATCCTCTTTATAAGTTTGCTACTAACTTGGGAAGACTTTTATTTTATAAGTTTGCTACTAACTTGGGAAGACTTTTATCGCTATAGTCGTTTGGATACTGAAGCCAACTGGGGCTTTAATGATTATTTGATTTTGTCAGTTTTTGCCATATCCATAGTATCAATAGTTAGTTTTCTGATTCATAAATTTAAGTCACTACAGATACACCAATGGTTATTGATAGGCAGCGTTCTTTTAGCAGGGCTGGGCATGGCTGGTTTCCAGCTAGGTTTATCAGAATTGGTTTACATCGTTTTGGTAAACGTATATGTGTTGGTCGCTTCTGTTGTTTTAATGTCACAAGGAATTCGACAACATCGGCTGATGTTATTGAACGGTGGCTTGCTTTGGTTTTCCTTCCTTGTGTTATTCCGTTTCTTTGACAGTGACATTCCTTTTGTTCTTAAAGGCGTTGTTTTTATCTTTATCGGCAGTGCGTTTATTGGAGTTAACATCTGGTACAACAAAAAACTCAAACAGCAAGCTGAGCAGCAGGAGGGTCAGGCATGA
- a CDS encoding porin has translation MKFKLALVAAAIMSCGVANSAEPTNQELLDLIKKQQQELKELRESVEETDKKSEQTIKAVEANMSASNTSNVSLGGYGELHYNNIEDNESIDFHRFVLFMGYEYSDDIRFFSELEVEHSLAGDGKPGEVELEQAYVEIDLNDSTSVKSGLFLVPVGILNETHEPPTFYGVERNPIEGKIIPSTWWEAGALINHKFADGVSFDFAINSGLEVPNDAGVYDFNIRSGRQKVAKANADSLAYTARLKYTAVPGLELAASVQHQTDLTQGVLNADANLYTAHAIYNTGGFGLRALYANWSIDSAEAEATGQDKQDGFFVEPSYRFTDKFGIFARYSEWDNQAGDSFDTTMEQTNVGFNYWPHEDVVFKFDLESRSGAQDGDGFNLGVGYQF, from the coding sequence ATGAAATTCAAACTTGCACTTGTAGCTGCAGCAATCATGTCTTGTGGTGTTGCTAATTCAGCGGAGCCAACCAATCAAGAATTGCTTGATTTAATTAAAAAACAGCAGCAAGAACTCAAAGAGTTAAGAGAGTCTGTTGAAGAAACCGACAAAAAATCTGAACAAACTATCAAAGCTGTAGAAGCCAACATGAGCGCATCAAACACTTCAAATGTAAGCTTAGGCGGTTATGGTGAACTTCACTACAACAACATTGAAGACAATGAAAGCATCGACTTCCACCGCTTTGTACTATTCATGGGTTATGAGTACAGTGATGACATTCGTTTCTTCTCTGAGCTTGAGGTTGAACACTCATTAGCTGGTGACGGTAAGCCAGGTGAAGTTGAGCTTGAACAGGCTTATGTTGAAATCGATTTGAATGATTCAACGTCTGTTAAATCAGGCTTGTTTCTGGTACCAGTGGGCATCCTTAACGAAACTCACGAGCCACCAACGTTCTACGGAGTAGAAAGAAACCCAATCGAAGGTAAGATTATTCCTTCAACCTGGTGGGAAGCAGGTGCATTAATCAATCACAAGTTTGCTGATGGTGTATCATTCGACTTTGCAATCAATTCAGGTCTAGAAGTTCCAAATGACGCGGGCGTTTATGATTTTAATATTCGTAGCGGTCGTCAAAAAGTAGCTAAAGCTAACGCTGACAGCCTGGCTTATACTGCGCGTTTGAAGTACACAGCGGTCCCAGGTCTAGAGTTGGCAGCATCGGTTCAGCACCAGACTGACTTGACTCAAGGTGTACTAAACGCTGATGCTAACCTTTACACTGCTCACGCTATTTATAACACTGGCGGTTTTGGTTTGAGAGCTTTATATGCTAACTGGTCAATTGATTCAGCAGAGGCAGAGGCGACCGGTCAAGACAAGCAGGATGGTTTCTTTGTAGAGCCAAGCTACCGTTTTACTGATAAGTTCGGTATATTTGCTCGTTATAGTGAGTGGGATAATCAAGCTGGCGACAGTTTTGATACAACCATGGAGCAAACTAATGTTGGTTTCAACTACTGGCCACACGAAGATGTTGTTTTCAAGTTTGACCTTGAGTCTCGCTCTGGCGCTCAAGATGGCGATGGATTCAATCTTGGTGTTGGTTACCAGTTCTAA
- a CDS encoding potassium channel family protein translates to MIFILVVTVILIMLTVGVHYQALYSISVFLERIKTAGRYKVMLGVLLALIAHFIEIWIFGITYYLLGNYHESPDRLVNVDGQIVNDFFSCIYFSFASYSSLGFGDIVPEGPIRFMAGIEAVIGLVFIAWTASLLYIEMQKHWIKPHPK, encoded by the coding sequence ATGATATTTATCCTTGTTGTAACGGTTATATTGATCATGCTGACTGTAGGAGTTCACTATCAGGCCTTATATAGCATCTCAGTATTTCTGGAGCGCATCAAAACAGCTGGCCGCTACAAGGTAATGCTGGGGGTACTACTGGCGTTGATTGCCCACTTCATAGAAATTTGGATATTTGGTATTACCTATTATCTGCTCGGCAATTACCATGAAAGCCCTGACCGTTTGGTTAATGTGGATGGGCAAATCGTTAATGACTTTTTTAGCTGTATCTACTTTTCTTTTGCTTCGTATAGTAGTTTAGGCTTTGGTGACATTGTTCCAGAGGGCCCCATTCGATTTATGGCTGGTATCGAAGCGGTTATAGGACTGGTCTTTATTGCTTGGACGGCATCTCTGCTTTACATTGAGATGCAGAAACATTGGATCAAACCGCATCCTAAGTGA
- a CDS encoding alpha/beta hydrolase family protein encodes MIKQLLILIASLSILTGFTNEETQEIVKESSANETLKNIFSPNGQGNYSLSPDGTKVFYYKFDGHKYYYYVQFLESEKEKQFIEVDSPWIVDGMFEINWLDSDDVIAQFVNPTMGLSVFSYTISNQDGEIVIDENLITNDYYVEDPLRHVPNQAIFAKRYDKGGSLIFKANIKQEYFSKQLKPKYRLNRGAEDYTDWLFDKEGEPIVAYQKEDDQVIVSYRKFGKWKELLKSKVGQRLIPVSVSPDEKYLNLILSVQGVNYVRQYSLDDEQFTDYEYQLKTKDISSAQFNQNTGEIISVAHVVDGAHLFEFVQSASKKEYESIKRQLGSKNFYITDQILSGEKSILVTLNSNDPGTFYFFDKTKNEVQFLAYSQPDIKDINFQSARIITSKASDGLEIESYFLPSAHSVQTSPLIVMPHGGPIGVRDYTYYDKYAQALSQLGYNVLQPNYRGSSGFGKDFLVAGQKQWGRMIEEDIHYAKLKAIETFDLAPDNTCIFGISYGGYSALMSAIKYKDDYQCAASFAGVTDLTLLYSEYAFHVDEDLKEFFISYIGNPETEIKDLVEHSPVYQLKNIEIPVFVSQGGNDAIVDMEHYFRLRYVSEQLGKDNIQFRFYPGAKHGLLKVSTTLDYLNELDAFFKKHLNKSSS; translated from the coding sequence ATGATAAAGCAATTACTAATACTAATAGCGTCATTGAGTATACTTACCGGTTTTACAAACGAAGAAACACAGGAAATTGTAAAAGAGTCATCTGCCAATGAAACATTAAAAAATATTTTTTCACCGAATGGGCAAGGTAATTACAGCCTAAGTCCAGATGGAACAAAAGTCTTTTATTATAAATTTGATGGGCATAAATATTATTACTATGTTCAATTTTTAGAGTCGGAGAAAGAAAAGCAGTTTATAGAAGTCGACTCTCCATGGATTGTCGATGGGATGTTTGAAATAAACTGGTTAGATAGTGACGATGTCATCGCTCAGTTTGTTAATCCAACAATGGGTTTATCAGTGTTCAGCTATACCATTAGCAACCAAGATGGGGAAATAGTCATTGATGAAAACTTAATCACTAATGATTACTACGTGGAAGACCCATTAAGGCATGTGCCAAATCAGGCTATCTTTGCAAAAAGGTATGATAAAGGGGGCTCATTAATATTTAAGGCGAATATAAAGCAGGAATATTTCTCAAAACAATTAAAACCCAAGTATCGTTTAAATCGTGGAGCAGAAGATTACACCGACTGGCTTTTCGATAAAGAGGGAGAACCCATTGTTGCTTATCAAAAAGAAGATGATCAAGTAATTGTCAGTTATAGGAAGTTTGGTAAATGGAAAGAGCTGCTGAAAAGCAAAGTGGGACAAAGGCTTATACCCGTATCAGTATCTCCAGATGAGAAATACTTGAATCTGATACTATCCGTTCAAGGAGTAAATTATGTCAGACAGTATAGTCTGGACGATGAACAGTTTACTGACTATGAATATCAGCTCAAAACAAAAGATATTTCTAGTGCTCAATTTAATCAAAATACAGGGGAAATCATATCCGTTGCCCACGTTGTGGATGGCGCTCACTTATTCGAGTTTGTGCAATCAGCTAGCAAAAAAGAGTATGAATCAATTAAACGTCAGTTAGGAAGCAAAAACTTTTATATCACTGATCAAATATTGAGTGGCGAAAAGTCTATCTTGGTAACCTTAAACTCGAATGACCCTGGAACATTTTACTTTTTTGATAAAACCAAAAACGAAGTACAGTTTCTTGCCTATAGTCAGCCAGATATAAAAGACATAAACTTTCAATCAGCAAGAATTATCACCTCCAAGGCCTCTGATGGATTAGAAATAGAATCTTACTTCCTACCTTCAGCACACTCTGTGCAAACATCGCCATTAATAGTGATGCCGCATGGTGGCCCAATTGGTGTTAGAGACTATACATATTACGACAAGTATGCACAGGCACTGTCACAGCTTGGCTATAATGTTCTACAACCCAATTATCGAGGTTCCTCAGGTTTTGGTAAGGACTTCCTGGTTGCAGGACAAAAGCAATGGGGCAGGATGATTGAGGAAGATATTCACTATGCAAAACTTAAAGCAATTGAAACTTTTGACTTAGCTCCTGATAACACCTGTATATTCGGAATCAGCTATGGTGGCTATTCAGCACTAATGAGTGCGATAAAGTATAAAGATGACTATCAATGTGCAGCATCTTTTGCGGGAGTAACCGACCTCACATTGCTATACAGTGAATATGCCTTCCACGTAGATGAAGACTTAAAAGAGTTCTTCATTTCCTATATCGGGAATCCAGAAACAGAAATTAAGGACCTAGTAGAGCACTCTCCTGTGTATCAATTAAAGAATATTGAGATTCCTGTGTTTGTTTCTCAGGGAGGAAACGACGCAATTGTTGATATGGAGCATTATTTTCGTTTAAGGTATGTTTCAGAGCAACTAGGCAAAGACAATATCCAGTTTCGTTTCTATCCGGGAGCTAAGCATGGCCTATTGAAGGTATCGACAACATTAGATTATTTAAATGAACTCGATGCGTTTTTTAAGAAGCATTTAAATAAAAGTAGCTCTTAA
- a CDS encoding FMN-binding protein, with product MTANAQVYITQQEFLAQRFKHVKSDQKPKVETLWLDQSLQDSLTGILGHPYPKLRLRYWKLDNQTVWFLDEIGKERPITFGVSVIDNRIDKIEVIEFRESRGYEIHMETFSRQFDDLSLTEDNDLNGHIDGITGATMSVSAMKKIARAGLLLHRLTTEG from the coding sequence ATGACTGCAAATGCACAGGTATATATAACTCAGCAGGAGTTTCTAGCTCAGCGATTTAAGCATGTAAAGTCTGATCAAAAACCGAAAGTCGAAACACTTTGGCTGGATCAGTCGTTACAGGATTCTCTAACTGGTATTTTAGGTCATCCATATCCAAAGTTACGTTTACGCTATTGGAAATTGGATAATCAAACAGTGTGGTTTCTTGATGAGATCGGTAAAGAGCGGCCTATAACTTTTGGTGTCAGTGTCATTGATAATCGTATTGATAAAATTGAAGTTATCGAATTCCGTGAAAGTCGTGGATATGAAATCCATATGGAAACATTTTCTCGCCAATTCGATGACTTAAGTTTAACTGAGGATAATGATTTGAATGGGCACATAGACGGTATCACCGGGGCAACTATGTCAGTTAGTGCCATGAAGAAAATAGCTCGAGCAGGACTGCTTCTTCACCGGCTAACAACTGAGGGATGA
- a CDS encoding putative bifunctional diguanylate cyclase/phosphodiesterase, with amino-acid sequence MKDNKSETMTKKKLSTAVRGALIYAVIGGLWILFSDKALESFTQDVDYISLLQTYKGWFYVFVTSALLFILLKRAIENTERLLSLDPLTQLPRHYQFTRLLDRLLKNSSSDKKVVLIYLDLCKFSQINQEFGHRKGDVVLQKLTGELWECFHENGALGRLGSDQFGIAVKVKNNDKLVEELPDIVFRLTQRVGLELKIPLKVCQGLAIAPYDGKDSKSLLSAASIALHNAKKSGDDQCSFFSHELSEIALHRQRLITELKSSEVFKYFKTVYQPQLSIADNTITGVEVLIRWIHPELGFISPEDFIPIAEDIGAMPNISRWVITNAKKELNEANLIPDTIKRVSINISARELNIEEQAQNLHQVFKENLDFASICQIEITETTAIYDISTSQKFIESLKELGLKFSIDDFGTGFTSLSNLKNLPVDELKIDRSFIDKIETENNSQIIVKSVIDLANNFGINSIAEGVENENQLEFLKNYNCDEAQGYYFAKPMGIDDLRKFVDG; translated from the coding sequence ATGAAGGACAATAAGTCAGAAACAATGACTAAAAAAAAGCTATCGACCGCAGTTAGAGGAGCTTTGATTTATGCAGTCATAGGTGGTTTATGGATATTATTTTCTGATAAGGCCTTAGAATCTTTTACTCAAGATGTAGATTACATTAGTCTACTGCAAACTTATAAAGGCTGGTTTTATGTTTTCGTAACTTCAGCACTGCTCTTTATCTTACTTAAAAGGGCAATAGAGAATACGGAAAGGCTTCTTTCCCTAGACCCATTGACCCAATTGCCACGACACTATCAGTTCACCCGATTATTAGACAGGCTACTTAAAAATTCCAGCAGCGATAAAAAAGTTGTCCTTATTTATCTTGATCTGTGCAAATTTTCTCAAATTAATCAAGAGTTTGGACATCGTAAAGGCGATGTTGTTTTACAGAAATTGACGGGTGAGTTATGGGAATGCTTCCATGAAAATGGTGCGCTTGGTCGCTTAGGCTCTGATCAATTTGGTATAGCGGTTAAAGTAAAAAACAATGACAAGTTAGTTGAAGAACTGCCCGATATAGTATTTCGATTGACTCAACGGGTAGGTCTTGAATTAAAAATTCCACTAAAGGTATGCCAGGGTCTTGCTATAGCTCCCTATGATGGCAAAGACAGTAAATCCCTGCTGTCTGCTGCCAGTATTGCGCTCCATAACGCTAAAAAATCAGGTGATGATCAGTGCAGCTTTTTTAGTCATGAGTTATCTGAAATTGCACTGCATAGACAGAGACTAATTACAGAACTTAAAAGCTCTGAAGTGTTTAAATACTTTAAAACTGTTTACCAACCTCAGTTATCAATCGCTGATAATACAATTACTGGTGTGGAAGTACTGATTCGTTGGATTCACCCAGAACTAGGGTTTATTTCTCCAGAAGACTTTATCCCAATTGCAGAAGATATCGGTGCCATGCCTAATATATCGCGTTGGGTTATTACTAATGCAAAAAAAGAATTGAATGAAGCGAACTTAATTCCTGACACAATCAAACGAGTATCAATCAACATTTCTGCTCGTGAACTGAATATAGAAGAGCAGGCACAGAATTTGCATCAGGTTTTTAAAGAAAACCTAGACTTTGCAAGTATATGTCAGATCGAAATCACGGAAACTACTGCAATTTACGATATTTCGACCAGTCAGAAATTTATTGAGAGTCTTAAGGAGTTAGGTTTGAAATTCTCTATTGATGACTTCGGTACCGGATTTACTTCATTATCAAACCTTAAAAACTTACCTGTTGATGAGTTGAAAATTGACCGCTCATTTATTGACAAGATTGAAACTGAAAACAACTCGCAGATTATTGTAAAATCTGTAATCGATTTAGCAAATAACTTTGGTATTAACTCTATTGCTGAAGGCGTTGAAAATGAAAATCAGCTCGAATTTCTAAAAAACTATAATTGTGACGAGGCTCAGGGTTATTACTTTGCAAAGCCGATGGGGATAGATGACCTAAGAAAGTTTGTCGATGGTTAA
- a CDS encoding nuclease-related domain-containing protein, producing MDAAHQMSQLWWHVVANYWWLLLLIFVLGILKSATFKGWAGERRVKNITLQLDPDSYTIFHDVTLPTPTGTTQIDHIIISTQGTFVIETKNYSGWIFSSEKSSYWTQVIYKNKKKFQNPLRQNYKHIKTLQDLTQLPFNLFHSVIIFAGDATFKTDLPSNVIKQHSLKKYLQGFNEVVLTEQQIYQIRCQIEDNRLERGFKTNQQHIRNLNKSKR from the coding sequence ATGGATGCAGCACATCAAATGAGTCAACTCTGGTGGCATGTAGTTGCTAACTATTGGTGGCTATTGCTTCTTATCTTTGTTCTGGGAATATTAAAGTCTGCAACTTTTAAAGGCTGGGCCGGAGAAAGGCGCGTTAAAAATATTACTCTGCAATTGGATCCAGACTCCTACACTATTTTCCACGATGTTACTTTACCCACACCTACCGGAACCACCCAAATAGATCACATCATCATATCGACCCAAGGCACTTTTGTTATTGAGACCAAAAACTATTCCGGCTGGATATTTAGCTCAGAAAAGAGCAGTTATTGGACACAGGTAATTTATAAAAATAAAAAAAAGTTTCAAAATCCGCTTAGGCAAAACTACAAACATATTAAAACTCTTCAAGATCTCACACAGCTTCCCTTCAATCTTTTTCATTCAGTGATTATTTTTGCTGGTGATGCTACGTTTAAAACTGACTTGCCCAGTAATGTTATCAAGCAGCATAGTCTTAAAAAGTATTTGCAGGGATTTAATGAGGTGGTGTTAACTGAGCAACAGATTTATCAAATAAGGTGCCAGATTGAAGACAACAGACTGGAGCGAGGCTTTAAAACTAACCAACAACATATACGAAACCTAAATAAAAGTAAGCGTTAA
- a CDS encoding PepSY-associated TM helix domain-containing protein — translation MSRKNPATPNSKSRYKMHFRKWHRRLGFLAAIFLLNLSITGLLLNHYQALSLHKNFVSASLLLNWYGVKAPKSATCQSQKELKVCQIGDQYFINGSYWMESSSDSLLLAESPLGITFVTNDTVYWLTDSGQLIDQVSITDSIDSAAISATIEDEHLLIETLSGLYSFDEQVFDWKEINTEVDFQSLERVVLERDKLSDLQDKYRSRQITQLKLVQDLHSGAIFGVTGTLFTDITALILIWLVISGFVTWYRRRSKTST, via the coding sequence ATGAGCCGCAAAAATCCGGCTACACCTAATTCAAAATCTCGATATAAGATGCACTTTAGAAAATGGCATCGTCGCCTGGGCTTCCTGGCCGCAATCTTCCTTCTAAATCTTTCAATAACAGGGTTATTGTTAAATCATTACCAAGCCCTTTCTCTTCATAAAAATTTCGTGTCTGCTTCACTTTTGCTGAATTGGTATGGTGTAAAAGCGCCTAAGAGTGCAACGTGCCAGTCTCAGAAAGAATTAAAAGTTTGTCAGATAGGAGATCAGTACTTTATCAATGGTAGCTACTGGATGGAATCATCCAGTGATTCACTATTACTGGCAGAGTCACCTTTAGGAATAACTTTTGTTACCAACGATACTGTTTACTGGCTAACGGACTCAGGCCAACTGATCGATCAAGTATCAATCACCGATTCTATTGATTCTGCTGCAATCTCTGCAACCATTGAAGATGAACATTTACTAATAGAAACATTAAGCGGTTTATATTCCTTTGATGAGCAGGTTTTTGACTGGAAGGAGATAAACACTGAGGTTGATTTCCAAAGTCTAGAAAGGGTGGTACTGGAGAGGGATAAGCTATCGGATCTGCAGGATAAGTATCGTTCGCGTCAAATCACACAGTTAAAGCTTGTTCAAGATTTACATAGCGGCGCAATTTTTGGAGTTACAGGAACATTATTTACAGATATCACTGCATTGATACTGATTTGGCTAGTCATCAGTGGTTTCGTAACCTGGTATCGACGCCGAAGCAAAACAAGCACTTAA